Proteins from a single region of Chloroherpeton thalassium ATCC 35110:
- a CDS encoding GLUG motif-containing protein has product MKKLFLILLPLLFFNSQIQAQSAVAPSGDGSSTNPYKIATWQNLYWLSQNSGQWGKYYKQTADIHFADASPAIDTWDGGAGWTPIGNSTTKFTGTYDGGNYRIDSLYINRSTAKYVSLFGNIGLASVENLGVTNVRITGSIYVSGLVGRDSLSQITNCYATGQVTGNSDNVGILVGENIYYSTISNCYATGQVKNGRYYVGVLVGSNHTGGNISNSYARGSARGSNSIGVLVGSNTNSSTISNSYASGSSKATAGTRAGGLVGYNNGNYSTIDASFWNADSSAKGVGYRGGGDTTGVIAATTAELKTQSIFTNESWDFASETANGEDDYWNMDGVTNDGYPYLYYEPVTIPAGDTNLHIFANNDVELIFTTGNAGEVVIQVIRNDETPEVIGSLPGAVINLSPRYWTVRVISGTITGTYSITLYLEGIPGIFNCSTLYVLKRDDSTSPWKDVVADLSATIDRTNCPTSITVEGLTSLSEFVIGGEEDNPLPVELVSFTGSSTSSGVLLNWKTASETDNAGFILYRDGTEIASYTNVTALKGQGTTSNATSYRFTDTDVYLGESYTYTIFTEDLSGTRQEYDNSVSVSVTEAVSNEETIATQYALAQNYPNPFNPSTVIRFSLAQAGTATLKVFDMLGREVLSKQLQGSAGWNAYHFNAGTLSSGVYYYRIISGSFMETKKMILLK; this is encoded by the coding sequence ATGAAAAAACTCTTTCTTATTTTGCTACCCCTGCTCTTTTTCAATAGTCAAATACAGGCGCAATCCGCTGTTGCGCCAAGTGGAGATGGTTCTTCTACCAATCCATACAAAATAGCGACTTGGCAAAACCTCTATTGGTTATCTCAAAACAGTGGTCAATGGGGAAAATATTATAAGCAAACCGCTGATATTCATTTTGCCGACGCGTCTCCAGCCATTGATACATGGGATGGCGGCGCTGGTTGGACACCAATTGGAAACAGCACCACTAAATTTACCGGCACATATGATGGCGGCAATTATCGGATTGACAGCCTCTACATCAATCGTTCAACGGCGAAATATGTGAGCCTGTTTGGCAACATTGGTCTTGCGAGTGTGGAAAATCTGGGCGTAACAAATGTGCGTATCACGGGCTCTATTTATGTTAGTGGTCTGGTTGGGCGAGACAGTCTTTCCCAGATTACAAACTGCTATGCCACAGGTCAAGTGACTGGTAATTCGGACAATGTAGGTATTCTGGTCGGCGAGAATATCTATTATTCAACCATATCGAATTGCTATGCGACAGGCCAAGTGAAAAATGGCCGGTATTATGTAGGCGTTCTTGTCGGAAGTAACCACACGGGAGGCAATATTTCAAACAGCTATGCCCGGGGTAGTGCACGCGGTTCAAACAGCATTGGGGTTTTGGTTGGAAGCAACACAAATTCTTCAACGATTAGCAACAGCTATGCGTCGGGTTCTTCGAAAGCCACAGCCGGAACAAGAGCTGGCGGTTTGGTTGGATATAATAATGGCAATTATTCTACGATTGATGCTTCGTTTTGGAATGCTGACTCAAGTGCTAAAGGTGTTGGATATCGTGGTGGTGGCGATACGACGGGCGTAATTGCAGCAACCACCGCAGAATTGAAAACCCAATCCATCTTCACCAATGAAAGTTGGGATTTTGCGAGTGAAACGGCTAATGGTGAAGATGATTATTGGAACATGGATGGCGTAACCAACGATGGTTATCCTTACCTTTACTACGAGCCGGTGACCATTCCCGCTGGCGACACGAATTTGCACATATTTGCAAACAACGATGTTGAGTTGATATTTACAACTGGAAATGCCGGCGAAGTCGTCATTCAAGTTATCAGAAATGATGAAACGCCTGAGGTGATCGGTTCGCTTCCAGGCGCTGTGATCAATCTTTCGCCTCGCTATTGGACGGTCAGAGTTATTTCCGGCACCATTACAGGCACTTACAGCATTACGCTGTATTTAGAAGGCATCCCTGGCATTTTCAACTGCAGCACGCTTTATGTCTTAAAACGCGACGATAGCACTTCGCCATGGAAAGATGTCGTTGCTGATTTAAGTGCAACGATCGATCGCACCAACTGCCCAACTTCGATCACGGTAGAAGGCTTAACTTCTCTTTCCGAGTTTGTGATTGGTGGCGAGGAAGACAATCCACTTCCTGTGGAGCTCGTCAGTTTCACTGGTTCTTCAACCAGCAGCGGCGTTTTGCTCAACTGGAAAACTGCATCGGAAACAGACAACGCGGGCTTTATTCTTTACAGAGATGGTACAGAAATCGCGTCTTATACAAACGTGACTGCGCTCAAAGGGCAAGGTACAACCAGCAACGCTACCAGTTATCGCTTCACCGATACGGATGTTTATCTTGGTGAAAGTTACACCTACACCATTTTCACTGAAGACTTGAGTGGTACGCGCCAAGAGTACGATAATTCTGTTAGCGTTAGCGTAACCGAAGCGGTATCTAACGAGGAAACGATAGCAACGCAATACGCTTTGGCACAAAACTATCCGAATCCGTTCAACCCAAGTACGGTGATTCGTTTCAGCTTAGCACAAGCAGGAACGGCGACACTGAAAGTTTTTGACATGCTGGGCAGAGAAGTGCTTTCCAAACAGCTGCAAGGTAGTGCGGGCTGGAACGCCTACCATTTTAATGCGGGCACATTGTCAAGCGGCGTGTATTATTATCGGATTATTTCTGGTTCGTTTATGGAAACAAAAAAAATGATTCTGCTAAAATAA
- the hisD gene encoding histidinol dehydrogenase, producing the protein MFEIINYTGGSDALGKFLSRREVLDEAVEKTVKEILSDVKTRGDEAVRDYTEKFDKVRLADFTVSEAELDRAFNETDKSLIDIMEKAAENIFEFHRHELDKSFFYEQPNGVLIGQKITAVEKALLYVPGGQAAYPSSVLMNAIPALVAGVPEIYLTTPCNAKCEVHKHILAAAKILGLKNIYKLGGAQAIGAFAYGTKTLPKVDKITGPGNKYVAMAKRLVFGEVSIDSIAGPSEIAVIADETANPRFVALDLFSQTEHDADASAVLITTSETLAQAVNDEAKSLLPKMERKHNIEAAVQKNSAIVLTQHLDEACAVSNIIAPEHLEVHTASPWELLPKLRNAGAIFLGHYSSEPVGDYFAGPNHTLPTSGTSRFFSALSTKDFLKRSSIISYTKEMLDKTGEQIARFADAEGLEAHAEAVRVRLGSSKFYKP; encoded by the coding sequence GTGTTTGAGATTATTAATTATACAGGCGGCTCGGACGCGCTCGGGAAATTCCTTTCGCGCCGCGAGGTTTTGGACGAGGCTGTTGAAAAAACGGTCAAAGAAATTTTAAGCGATGTGAAAACGCGAGGCGACGAGGCCGTTCGCGATTACACAGAAAAATTTGATAAGGTGCGGCTTGCCGATTTTACCGTCTCCGAAGCCGAACTGGATCGCGCGTTCAACGAGACCGATAAATCCCTGATTGACATCATGGAAAAAGCGGCGGAAAATATTTTTGAATTTCATCGCCACGAATTGGATAAAAGCTTTTTTTATGAGCAACCGAACGGTGTTTTAATTGGGCAAAAAATCACCGCTGTTGAAAAAGCCCTGCTTTATGTGCCGGGCGGACAAGCGGCCTATCCGTCGTCCGTGCTGATGAACGCAATTCCGGCGCTGGTGGCGGGCGTCCCCGAAATTTACCTGACTACGCCGTGCAACGCGAAGTGCGAAGTGCATAAGCACATTTTGGCCGCCGCGAAAATTTTGGGATTGAAAAATATCTACAAGCTCGGCGGGGCGCAAGCGATCGGCGCGTTTGCTTACGGCACGAAAACCCTTCCGAAAGTGGATAAAATCACGGGGCCGGGAAATAAATATGTCGCCATGGCCAAACGCTTGGTCTTCGGCGAAGTGTCCATCGATAGCATTGCCGGCCCGTCGGAAATTGCAGTGATTGCGGACGAAACGGCCAATCCGCGATTTGTCGCGCTGGATTTGTTCTCGCAAACCGAGCATGATGCGGACGCTTCCGCTGTTCTCATCACGACTTCCGAGACGCTTGCGCAGGCCGTCAATGACGAAGCCAAATCGCTTTTGCCGAAAATGGAGCGCAAGCACAACATAGAAGCCGCTGTGCAAAAAAATTCCGCTATTGTGCTGACGCAACATTTGGATGAGGCTTGCGCGGTTTCGAATATCATTGCGCCGGAACATTTGGAAGTCCACACCGCAAGCCCTTGGGAGCTATTGCCGAAGCTTCGCAATGCAGGCGCGATTTTCCTCGGCCATTATTCCAGCGAACCCGTCGGCGATTATTTTGCCGGACCGAACCACACCTTGCCGACGAGCGGCACTTCGCGCTTTTTCTCGGCGCTTTCCACAAAGGATTTTTTAAAGCGCAGCTCGATTATTTCTTACACGAAAGAGATGTTAGACAAAACCGGCGAGCAAATTGCCCGCTTTGCCGACGCCGAAGGCCTGGAAGCCCACGCCGAAGCCGTGCGCGTCCGACTCGGCAGCAGCAAATTTTATAAGCCGTAG